One Streptomyces sp. CG4 genomic window, CGGCGGTGACCCCTCCCGGGTGTACGTGGTCGGATTCTCCAACGGCGGACAGATGACGATTCGCCTCGTCCATGAAATCCCCGACCTGCTGGCCGGAGCCGCAGTGATCTCCGCCACCCAGCCGGCCGAAGAGAACTTCGCCCCCACCTACCCCGTACACCACCCACTGCCCATCATGCTCGTACACGGCACCAAGGACCCCCTCGTGCCCTACAACGGTGGCATGGCCAGCATGTGGGGCCTGCGCCCCCGCGGCCTCGGCCTGTCGGCACCCCAGACCGCCCGCTACTACGCTCAGCGCAACGAGATCAGTACCGAACCGGTCACCGAGCAGGTCGGCACCATGGACGGCAGCGGCACCGGGCGTGGAAAGACCTCCGTGACGGCGCTTCACTACCGCCAGCCCGGCCGCCATCCCGTCTCCCTGTACACGGTCAACGGCGGCGGCCACACCATCCCCGGCACGAAGAAGGCACCCTTCCTCATGGGCCGCACCGACCTGACCTTCGACACGGTCGCCGCCGTAGCCGCCTTCCACGCCCTGCCCGCCGGCGCCGCGCACCCCGCGTAGCCCTCCGCACCGACCACCACGTGTGCCTGCAAGTTTCGTCCGCCCGGCAAAGGAGCGAACCGAGTCCGTGTCCGAACACAACCCGTGCCGCCGCGGTTTCGGCGACACCGTCGAAGCCGACGACGACTTCGGGCCGGGCTGATCTCTCGCGCTACGGATCGCCGCACTTCAAGCCCCCCACCTTCACGAGCCGGCCGCCGAGGGCATCCGTTCACCGAGGGGTACCTTGGCTCGTCGACCTGCGACGTTGCGGGAAGACGGCATCCGGGTGCCGAATATCGTGAGGTGGCCGACCCGGATGGACGGCGGTCAGGCGTGAGATTCCCGCCCCGACTCCTCGGCAACTCGTTCAGCCTCCCCTCGCCGAACGGCTGGCGGCCCGTATGGGCGGGCGTCCTGCCGACGCGGACGCACCGTCTTGCGGAGCCCATGCCGAACCCGGCGGCAGCCGCCCCTCGACTGATGCGGTCGATGCTCGTCGGCTGCACCTGAAGGTGGAGCGGGGCAACGAGCCTCTTCCAACCTGGCCGCGGTTGGATACCGATGAGGCTGCCGGGCTGCAAGGATCGACAGACCTCCTGATGACGGATCTATGGCGTGCTGGGAGAGTGCGCGAGCCACAGGCGTGGCGCCGGCGGCGCAGCTTCTCGCATCTCCGGTACGGCACGGAACGCCTCGACGACGCAGGCGGCGAAGCGGCGGGAAGCCGCGAGCTGAGCGGCACGCGGCAGGCCCTGGACGCCCCGGTGGGCCATGAGCATGAGGATCAGGTCGTCGACGACGAAGCCAGGTCGCAGCCGGCCGCTCTCCTGGGCACGTCGGGCAAGTTCGCCAACCGCGCGCGATGTCCGCTCTCGTTCGGCGGCGAAGTCCATGACCTCGGGGAAGGGTCGTCATGAAGGCGTCGTGGGCAGCGCGGAGCCGCAGGTCTCGGCCAGGGCCTGCGCGATGGCTCCCACAGGCGTGTCCGGGTCGGCGTCGAGGTGGACGTCAAAGGCTTCGCCGACATCGTCGACGACAGTGAATATCAACGGCACGAGGACTCCCGACGGGGCGGATGGGACGGTTGGCGGCATCGGGCATGCTCGGGCACCCCGGATCGCTCCGGGCCCTACGCACAATCCACTCGGGGGGTTCACCGATGCGGCCAGTCCCGTGAACCATTTCGCCGCCGGGTCCGTAGCAGCCGGCCCGAGGCTCGTCATCGACTTCCCTTGACGTGATCCTCGCCCCGATCCCGAGGTGGCCGTATGTCGCTGTCCGTTGTCCTGGCTGTGGTGCTCGGTGTGGCGCTGATCGGTGCCATCGCCGCGCTCGTCGTGACCGAGCTGAAGTCCCCCGGCGCCGCCCCGGCCGGGCCGCCGCCCGCAGTGGTGACGGGGCGCGAGGCCCTGGAGCGCATCGACCTGGGGCTGCGCACCCTGGCCGCGGAGTGCGTGCGGTCCCGGCGTCCGCTGCCCGATGTGTACGCGCTGGCGTACTCGGGTGACGGGCTGGCGCTGCGGCTGGCCGGCGTCGATCTGAACGCCCCCGCCTCCTGGGTCACCGACGACAGGGGTGAGGAGTGGCTGCTCGATGCGGAGCAACTGGCCGGGCACGGCGGTGCGGCGGGGGCGTCGCACCCGTACGCACTGGCCGTCACCATCGGGCTGGACCAGGGCTCCCGAGTGCTGGTCGACCTGTCCCGGGCCTCGGCGGCGATCGCCGTGACCGGTGCCATGGACGGCGTACGGCAGTTGGTGCGGGCGTTCGTCGCCGAGCTGATCACGGGCCCGGTGGGCCGGCACGCCGAGGTGACCCTGGTGGGTTCGGCGGCCGGTGCCGAACTGACCGTGGGCCTCGGCATGCACTCGGTACGGCTGCACACGGTGGCCACGCTGGAGGAGGCGCTGTCCAACGGGGCGGAGCCGGCGCACGGAGCGGCCTCGTCGGCCTCGGCCGATCAGGTCACCCAGGTCTACCGGCTCATCGAGGGCAGCAGCCCGGTGGGGGTGGAGGGCCGTACGCCCCGGCTCTTCGTCCTGGATGCCGCGGCGTACCGCGACGAGAAGGACGCCGTGGACGGTCTGCACGCGGGGGACGCCCTGCTGGTGCTCGGGGACGCGCCCGGCTGCGTCTGGCGATTCCAGGTCGAGGCCGACGGCTCGCTCGACACCGGTCCGCTGGGGGTCAGGGTGGATGTCCACGCCGGACGCCTGTCACCGAGCTGACCGTCCGCCGGCGAGGGATGGACGGGCTCAGCCGGCACTCAGACCGCGGCTGCTCAGGCCCTTGCGCAGGGCCCGGATCGCGTAGTACGAGCGTGACTTGACCGTGCCGGGCGGCACGCCGAGCAGTTCGGCAGTCTGGGTCACGGTGCGGCCCATGTAGTACAGCTGCAGCAGCACTTCGCGCTGGAACGGGGCCAGGTCCGCCATAGCGTCGACCACCACCTGTGCGGTGAGCACGCGATCCACGCCGTCCGGCACGGACAGGGTGGTCAGGTCCGGGTCACCGGCCTCCGGTGGCCGCGCCTGCCGGCCCCGGTAGCCGTCGATGACGAGGTTGCGGATGACCGCGAACAGCCAGGGGCGGACTCCCACCGCCGTGGGATCCAGCTCCTCGGCGTGCTGCCAGGCACGTATCGCAGCCTCCTGCAGCACGTCCTCGGCGCGGTGCCAGTCGCCGGCGAGCAGCCGCGTCGCGAAGCGCCGCAGGACCGCCCCGTGCCGCTCGTAGAGGGCTCTGAGGAATTCCTCGGTCGGTTCCTGGTCCCGGTTGCCCGTCGCACCGGTGGCGGACACTAATATTTCGGGCACAACGGCTCCTTCGGGCTGGGCATGCTGGACTCGGCGGGGCGGATGCCGGCCACGGCCCGGAGGTGGCCGGCCTCGCGCTACGGCCGCCTCGGCACGGGCGGCGCAGGCGCTAGGCGCCGGGCTCCGCGGCGGCGAGTGCCCTGACTTCGGTCGGGGTGAGGACCCGCTGATAGGCGTGTACGTCGGAGATCGCGCCGCACCAGAAGTCGGCAGGTTTGTCATCGGTCTTGGCTCGGCCGATCAGGAGATGCCCGGCCGCCGGCTCCGGGTTGTCGGCGTGGGCGGAACCGGCGAGGGCGCCGTTCACATAGAGACTGAGCAACCCCGCGGAGCGGCGGTAGGTGCCGACGAGGTGGTACCAGCGGCCCGACACGGCCGGACCCACCCGGGCGGCCAGCGCCCGCACGTTGACGAAGCTCAGGGAGAACCGCTGGTCGTAGCCGGAGTACTGGAGGTAGAAGACGCTCCCGTGCTGGCCCTCGAGGGAAACGGCGGTGCGGAATCCCGGGTTGTCGAGCCGCACCCAGGCGGCCACCGAGTAGTCGCGCCCGGTGTCCAGGACCGGATCTCCGGCGTCGGCGTATCCGGTGGAGCCGTCGAGTTCCAGCGCCCCGCCGCGCGGGCCGTCCACCCACTTCGTTCTGCCTTGGACCGTTGCGTCGTGCCGGCCGGCCTTGTCCGCGGCGACGGTGCCGCTCTTCTCGTGCAGCGGCCACCAGCCCACACCCCGCAGGTCGGCCCCGGCCGCCGGGGCCTTCTTCTTGCCGGAGTCCGCCTTCTTGCCGGAGTCCGCGGTGCTGTTGATGTCGATGATGACGAAGGTCAGCGCAACGGTCAGGGCGATGAGCGACCATCTGCGCGTCATGAATAACTCCCGGTAACTCGATGAGGTGCGGGGCGAAGTGCGGTCGGCGCCAGGGCCGCGGGCTCGCACCGGTCCGCGCAGAGGATGGAGAAACGTGCACGCCGGGACGTGTACCGAAGACGGCGACGTGGAACGGCGACAGGTGCTCCTCGTCCCTTCCCGGCGTCCACGGCACTCTTCCTCGCGTCGGTGCGACTCGATGCCCGTTCAGGCTTGTAAATGTGTATATAAGGGCGCGGCTGGCGCTGCACAGGAGCCTGATTGATCGATTCATGACCAACGTTGCCCGTTCAGTCAGGGGCATCGATGCAGGTCAGCGAACAGACAGCGATTTCGGTCCATCTTTTGGTGTGCCCAATTCCTCCAAACCACGGGCCCAGACCCTGCCCGTTCGTACGCATGCGGGAACGATTGCGCACCCGGGAGGATGGAGCCGACACTCCGGGATCACTCGTCGAAGGAGACGACGTCGTGGACTCAGACGCTCGCCGGCGCCGGGCGCTCGAGATCGCCCGGCACCACGGCTCGGTCGATGTCGCTGCGCTCGCCGTGGAGTTGGAAGTGTCCCCCGAGACCGTGCGCCGCGATCTGCGCATGCTGGAGGACAACGGTCTGGTGCGGCGGACGCACGGAGGTGCCTATCCGGTGGAGAGCGCCGGATTCGAGACCGCCCTCGCCGTGCGCACCACCCGGTATGTGCCGCAGAAGGCCCGGATAGCCGCCGCGGCCGCGGACCTCCTGAGTGATGCGGAGACCGTCTTCATCGACGAGGGCTTCACCCCGCAACTGATCGCCGAGGCCCTGCCACACGGGCGCCGGCTGACCGTGGTCACGGCCTCGTTGGCCACCGCGGCCACGCTGTGCACGCGGGAGGACATCCAGGTGATCCTGCTGGGCGGGCGGGTGCGCGGACGCACCGCGGCCACGGTGGACCAATGGGCGACGCGGATGCTGGCCGGGTTCGTGATCGACCTCGCCTATGTCGGGGCGAACGGCATCTCACGCGAGTTCGGCCTGACCACGCCGGACCCGGCGGTCGGCCACGTCAAGGCACAGGCCGTGGAGTCGTCCCGGCGGCGGGTGTTCTGCGGCATACACACCAAGTTCGGCGCGGTCAGCTTCTGTCGCTTCGCCGAAGTGCGGGATTTCGAAGCCATCGTCACCGACACCTCGCTGGCCCGGTCGGAGGCCCGTCGCTATGAACAGTTGGGACCCGACGTCATCCGGGTGTGAGCTCGCTGTCCGCCGTCGGCGCACGCCAGTTGTGCAGTGGTCGAGCGGTGCTTCACGTCGCCCTCCCCGTTCTGCGCATGGCCATCGGGTCATTCATCAGCCGACGTGGAGATCGAAGTTGGTCACGTACCAGGCGCCGTCGATCTTGGCGGACTCTATCTTGACGTCCAACTGCCCTGGCTTCAGTCCGGTGGAGTTGGACAGGATGACCTTGTCGAGAGTCTGTCCGTCGACGGTGACCTTGTCGGCGGGCACTACCGCTTTGTCGCCCGTGACCGGTACCTGCGCGACGTCCACCTTCGGGTCGCCCGTGGACCCCTTGGGCGTGAACGACGCGCGGAACTTCCCGACGTTGTCCAGCATTTTCCGTACGTCGGGCGTGTTGCTGTTGCACATGGCCGGGGTACCGACCCGGGCGGGCGACGCATCGGCGGCGGGGGATGCCATCACCAGGCACGCCTGCTTCGGCCGGCCTTTGAGGATCGCGGTGACCCAGGCGGCAACCGCCCCTTCGGCTGTCGACGGGCGTGTGGCCGAGGGCGGCGAGGCTGCCGTCGACCTGCTCGCGGTTGGCTTCTTGTCCGCGGCGGAGTCCGTGCCCTTCGAGCAGCCCGTGACACCCGCGACGGTCGCCACCAGCGCGGCCCCGGCGATCCAACGGACGGCCTTGTTCCGGTAGTTCTCTGCCATCACTTCGGAGACCTTTCAGTAGGTACTCGTAGGGGTCTGTGCCACCCCGAGGCACTTCTCGTCCAAGTGGCACATCGACCGGGGAGACGGGAAGGGGAGCCAAAACGGTTCAATGCCCTCGCGACGACGCGCGCGCCGCTAATGGGGGTGTCGAATGCCCGGGATTGGGGGTGCCGACGGTCGTGGTCCCTGCGGCCAGTGCGTCTGCGAACGCTCTGCGGTGATCACAGCTGCTCTCCCTGTCGGCGCGTGCGTCTGCCGTCCCGGGGTTCCGGCAGGGAAATCGGCAGCGGAAGCGTGGCGGTCTCCTCCAGGGTGTATGTCGGGTCGGCCGTGGGGACGGCCGCGACGCGTTCCGCGGTGGCGGCAGCCCGGCGCCCGGTGGTGACGGCGCCGAGGACGAGGATGGCCGCTCCGCAGCCGGCGATGATCCACCAGGCGGCCGGGCGCGCCCCGGCGGCGACCGCGGCGCCGATCACCGCGATGCCGAGTGAGGAGCCGATCTGACGGCTGGTCGCGGCGATGGCGGCGGCGACCCCGGCCTGGGCGCGCGGCATGCCGGACACCGCTGTGTAGGTGATCGGTGCGTTGACGAAACCGAAGCCGAGGCCGAACAGTGCGTATGTGACGTACAGCAGGGTGTCGGACGGGTGGGCGGAGCGGGTGGCGGCGACGGCCAGTACTGCGCTGGCCGTGATGCCGGCCCCCGCGACAAGCAAGGGAGTCCGTGGGCCGCGGCTGCCCACGATCCGCCCGGACAGCGGCGGGCACATCAGGGCCGGCACAGCCATCGGAAGCAGGTGCAGCCCGGCGCCCAGGGCACTCAGCCCCAACTCCTTTTGCAGATAGAGGGTGTTGGTGAACAGGAAGCCGCCGAGCGCGGCGAAGGCGAGGACCGCTGTCGCGGTGGCTCCGCTGAAGGGCGCGCTGCGGAAGAGCCGCGGTTCGATCAGTGGTTCGGCGCGCCGGTTCTCGTACGGTACGAAGGCGGCCAGCGCGCACGCCGCGACGATCAGGCAGGCCACGATCGGCGGCGCGGTCCATCCCTCGCCGGGTGCCTCGATGATGGCGTACGTCAGTGTGCCGAGCAGGA contains:
- a CDS encoding PHB depolymerase family esterase, which codes for MTPPDIPATTQTLQVQGKTRTLTVVGRTGEQPRPIVLLLHGSNQTAAKLRAFTAHAFDRLTADGATVLAYLDGYQQHWNDARVSNQFAARTEGYDDVAFVRDAIDLLVRRHGGDPSRVYVVGFSNGGQMTIRLVHEIPDLLAGAAVISATQPAEENFAPTYPVHHPLPIMLVHGTKDPLVPYNGGMASMWGLRPRGLGLSAPQTARYYAQRNEISTEPVTEQVGTMDGSGTGRGKTSVTALHYRQPGRHPVSLYTVNGGGHTIPGTKKAPFLMGRTDLTFDTVAAVAAFHALPAGAAHPA
- a CDS encoding sigma-70 family RNA polymerase sigma factor; its protein translation is MPEILVSATGATGNRDQEPTEEFLRALYERHGAVLRRFATRLLAGDWHRAEDVLQEAAIRAWQHAEELDPTAVGVRPWLFAVIRNLVIDGYRGRQARPPEAGDPDLTTLSVPDGVDRVLTAQVVVDAMADLAPFQREVLLQLYYMGRTVTQTAELLGVPPGTVKSRSYYAIRALRKGLSSRGLSAG
- a CDS encoding LamG domain-containing protein; its protein translation is MTRRWSLIALTVALTFVIIDINSTADSGKKADSGKKKAPAAGADLRGVGWWPLHEKSGTVAADKAGRHDATVQGRTKWVDGPRGGALELDGSTGYADAGDPVLDTGRDYSVAAWVRLDNPGFRTAVSLEGQHGSVFYLQYSGYDQRFSLSFVNVRALAARVGPAVSGRWYHLVGTYRRSAGLLSLYVNGALAGSAHADNPEPAAGHLLIGRAKTDDKPADFWCGAISDVHAYQRVLTPTEVRALAAAEPGA
- a CDS encoding DeoR/GlpR family DNA-binding transcription regulator, which translates into the protein MDSDARRRRALEIARHHGSVDVAALAVELEVSPETVRRDLRMLEDNGLVRRTHGGAYPVESAGFETALAVRTTRYVPQKARIAAAAADLLSDAETVFIDEGFTPQLIAEALPHGRRLTVVTASLATAATLCTREDIQVILLGGRVRGRTAATVDQWATRMLAGFVIDLAYVGANGISREFGLTTPDPAVGHVKAQAVESSRRRVFCGIHTKFGAVSFCRFAEVRDFEAIVTDTSLARSEARRYEQLGPDVIRV
- a CDS encoding MFS transporter; this translates as MPVPRRGRRVPVLAVCCLSVLLVSLDVTILNVALPSMQQDLDSSVSGLQWTLDAYTLVLASLLTLAGSTADRVGRRRIFQLGLVLFTAGSALCSLAPATDWLVAFRMVQAAGGSMLTPVAMAILTNTFTEPRERARAIGIWGGIVGLSMAAGPVLGGVLVESVGWRSVFWLNVPIGLATLALAALFVPESRAPRTRRADPVGQLLLIVLLGTLTYAIIEAPGEGWTAPPIVACLIVAACALAAFVPYENRRAEPLIEPRLFRSAPFSGATATAVLAFAALGGFLFTNTLYLQKELGLSALGAGLHLLPMAVPALMCPPLSGRIVGSRGPRTPLLVAGAGITASAVLAVAATRSAHPSDTLLYVTYALFGLGFGFVNAPITYTAVSGMPRAQAGVAAAIAATSRQIGSSLGIAVIGAAVAAGARPAAWWIIAGCGAAILVLGAVTTGRRAAATAERVAAVPTADPTYTLEETATLPLPISLPEPRDGRRTRRQGEQL